One genomic window of Meles meles chromosome 3, mMelMel3.1 paternal haplotype, whole genome shotgun sequence includes the following:
- the LOC123938801 gene encoding olfactory receptor 2T4-like, giving the protein MENANWLANHTGRSDFILVGIFSESKHPALLCLVIFMLFLMALSGNTILILLIHSDAHLHTPMYFFISQLSLMDMMYISVTVPKMLMDQVMGMNKISDIECGIQMFLYVTLAGSEFFLLASMAYDRYVAICHPLHYPVLMNHRVLHLLASGCWFLGSVDGFLFTPITMTFPFCRSREIHHFFCEVPAVLKLSCSDTSIYEIFMYLCCVLMLLIPVIVISGSYYFILITIHRMNSAEGQKKAFATCSSHMTVVILFYGAAIYTYMLPKSYHTPEKDIMVSVFYTILTPVLNPLIYSLRNKNVMGALKKMLNVGPVF; this is encoded by the coding sequence ATGGAGAACGCCAACTGGCTAGCTAACCATACTGGGAGATCAGATTTCATCCTGGTGGGAATCTTCAGTGAATCCAAACACCCAGCTCTCCTTTGTTTGGTCATTTTCATGCTTTTCCTCATGGCCTTGTCTGGAAACACCATCTTGATTCTATTGATACATTCTGATgcccacctccacacccccatgtattttttcattaGCCAGCTATCTCTCATGGACATGATGTATATTTCTGTTACTGTGCCCAAGATGCTCATGGACCAAGTCATGGGTATGAACAAGATCTCAGACATAGAATGTGGGATACAAATGTTTCTCTATGTGACACTAGCaggttcagaattttttcttctagcctctatggcctatgaccgctatgtggccatctgccatcCTCTTCATTACCCTGTCCTCATGAACCATCGCGTGTTACACCTTCTAGCATCTGGCTGCTGGTTCCTGGGCTCAGTGGATGGCTTCTTGTTTACTCCCATCACCATGACCTTCCCCTTCTGCAGATCTCGGGAGATACATCATTTTTTCTGTGAAGTCCCTGCTGTATTGAAACTCTCTTGTTCGGACACTTCCATCTATGAGATTTTCATGTACCTGTGCTGTGTCCTTATGCTTCTCATTCCTGTGATAGTCATTTCAGGCTCTTACTACTTTATCCTCATCACCATCCATAGGATGAACTCAGCAGAAGGACAGAAGAAGGCCTTTGCCacttgttcttcccacatgacTGTGGTCATCCTCTTCTATGGGGCTGCCATTTATACTTACATGCTCCCCAAATCCTACCATACACCAGAGAAGGACATCATGGTATCTGTCTTTTACACCATACTCACTCCTGTGCTCAACCCTTTGATCTATAGTCTAAGAAATAAGAATGTTATGGGAGCTCTGAAGAAAATGTTGAATGTGGGACCTGTCTTTTAA